One Bdellovibrio bacteriovorus str. Tiberius DNA segment encodes these proteins:
- a CDS encoding L,D-transpeptidase encodes MKNVMKYGVVAAALVVSQSASASFWGKVKNAFNDCKYEDQEYSQVYSYEKAITTRLPEYLRQQQAFNEQDFYSKPWLRDFRYVIVINKAEQGRTAQTMRVYEYGRVVINSKVSTGREGLELKRKNKECTGAPAKSYWSQTPTGYYTPKFLSKDHHSSSWDSSMPFAIFYDVDNGLALHEVYKKYTDYLGGRASGGCTRQDAKTAEELFNRVKETERATIPEINPDGTPVLNEDGSVKYINSQYWTSQKTGETVKFNTFSALIIVQDVRD; translated from the coding sequence ATGAAGAACGTTATGAAGTACGGAGTCGTTGCCGCGGCTCTGGTTGTCAGTCAATCCGCCTCGGCCTCGTTCTGGGGTAAGGTGAAAAACGCGTTTAATGACTGTAAATATGAAGACCAGGAATACAGCCAGGTCTATTCGTACGAAAAAGCTATTACGACACGTTTGCCGGAATATCTAAGGCAGCAGCAGGCTTTCAACGAGCAGGATTTCTATTCGAAACCCTGGCTGCGTGATTTCCGCTATGTGATCGTGATCAACAAGGCTGAACAGGGTCGTACCGCTCAGACAATGCGCGTGTATGAATATGGCCGTGTTGTTATCAATTCCAAAGTTTCTACAGGCCGTGAAGGTCTTGAGTTGAAACGTAAGAATAAAGAGTGCACAGGGGCTCCGGCGAAATCTTACTGGTCCCAGACGCCGACAGGCTATTACACACCGAAATTCCTGTCCAAGGATCACCACTCCAGTTCATGGGATTCATCCATGCCGTTTGCGATCTTCTATGACGTGGACAACGGTTTGGCTTTGCACGAAGTTTACAAGAAATACACGGACTATCTTGGAGGCCGCGCTTCCGGTGGTTGCACCCGTCAGGATGCCAAAACAGCTGAAGAGTTGTTCAACCGTGTGAAAGAAACTGAGCGCGCCACCATCCCTGAAATCAATCCGGACGGAACTCCGGTGTTGAATGAGGATGGCAGCGTGAAGTACATCAATTCTCAGTACTGGACAAGCCAGAAGACCGGCGAAACTGTTAAGTTCAACACTTTCAGTGCGCTGATCATCGTGCAGGACGTAAGAGATTAA
- a CDS encoding HAMP domain-containing methyl-accepting chemotaxis protein yields the protein MGNITSWFRGIKGKLLFAAALPIVAFCMVGVISVNGVGRVNELLKSSHNEIIPNILILTDMRISRNAFGFRAYSALSLFKAGKDIDGELVMAEQALDSYRKDYEKYTKTPFTAEEKALFDKAQDKFPAILAIMEDILKNLKAKDAAGLEKAEELLRGDYTVAGVPVSEFTAAALKIYEGKAMAEGELAHQAEQSVKMWNILTTIIGNILISGTLLWIASRMSKEISGISEQLTDASNHVAGAVTQMTSAGTSLSQSSTEAAASLEETVASLEELSSMVQMNSDNAKQAASLSASSRDVAEKGQSEISKLISSMEQISGSSRKIEEIIHVIDDIAFQTNLLALNAAVEAARAGEQGKGFAVVAEAVRALAQRSASAAKDITQLIKQSVQQVEEGSQIASSSGMVLDNIVTSVKKVSDLNNEIATASTEQTAGIQQISKAMNQLDQAAQSNAASAEEIAASSAEIDSMAATSQKLTSQLNEVIHGKGGVTAVAPAAAPASLGKAPVVKASQASKVPPKKVAKQSAASDVIPFDDERQVGTIEGF from the coding sequence ATGGGCAACATCACGTCCTGGTTTCGCGGCATCAAAGGCAAACTGTTATTCGCAGCAGCCCTTCCGATTGTGGCCTTCTGTATGGTGGGAGTTATTTCCGTCAACGGGGTGGGCCGGGTCAATGAACTCCTGAAAAGTTCGCACAACGAAATCATTCCCAATATCCTGATTCTGACGGATATGCGTATTTCCCGAAATGCCTTTGGGTTTCGCGCTTATTCTGCCTTAAGCCTTTTCAAGGCGGGCAAAGACATTGACGGTGAGCTGGTCATGGCCGAGCAGGCCCTGGATTCCTATCGCAAGGATTATGAAAAATACACCAAGACGCCTTTCACTGCCGAAGAAAAAGCCCTGTTCGACAAAGCTCAGGACAAATTCCCGGCAATTTTGGCTATCATGGAAGACATTTTGAAAAATCTGAAAGCCAAAGATGCTGCCGGCCTGGAAAAGGCGGAAGAGCTTCTGCGTGGCGATTACACCGTGGCTGGCGTGCCGGTCAGTGAATTTACAGCCGCAGCCTTGAAGATCTATGAAGGCAAGGCTATGGCCGAAGGGGAACTGGCTCATCAGGCTGAGCAGTCTGTAAAGATGTGGAATATTCTGACCACCATCATCGGCAACATTCTTATCTCCGGGACACTGTTGTGGATTGCCTCCCGTATGTCCAAAGAGATCTCTGGTATTTCTGAACAGCTGACTGATGCCAGCAATCACGTGGCGGGTGCGGTGACCCAGATGACCAGTGCGGGGACAAGTTTGTCCCAGTCTTCCACGGAAGCGGCAGCGTCCCTGGAAGAAACCGTGGCGTCTTTGGAAGAGCTTTCTTCCATGGTACAGATGAATTCGGACAACGCCAAACAGGCCGCAAGTCTTTCAGCTTCGTCCCGTGACGTGGCTGAAAAAGGTCAGAGCGAAATTTCAAAGCTGATTTCATCCATGGAACAAATATCCGGTTCATCCCGCAAGATCGAAGAAATCATTCACGTGATCGACGATATTGCCTTCCAGACAAATTTGCTGGCCCTGAACGCGGCGGTGGAAGCCGCACGTGCCGGAGAACAGGGGAAGGGCTTTGCCGTTGTGGCCGAAGCCGTGCGTGCCTTGGCGCAAAGAAGTGCCTCGGCCGCCAAAGACATCACTCAGTTGATCAAACAATCCGTACAACAAGTGGAAGAGGGCAGTCAGATTGCCAGCTCCAGCGGTATGGTTTTGGATAACATTGTGACTTCCGTTAAAAAGGTGTCTGATCTGAATAATGAAATCGCGACTGCCAGTACGGAACAGACGGCCGGCATTCAGCAGATCAGCAAAGCCATGAACCAGCTGGATCAGGCTGCTCAAAGCAATGCCGCTTCCGCTGAAGAAATCGCGGCTTCCAGTGCCGAAATCGACTCGATGGCTGCGACGTCGCAGAAGCTGACTTCGCAGTTAAATGAAGTGATTCACGGCAAAGGGGGCGTGACCGCAGTGGCTCCGGCCGCCGCACCAGCCTCTCTGGGAAAAGCTCCGGTTGTGAAGGCTTCTCAGGCTTCGAAGGTTCCGCCTAAGAAGGTTGCGAAACAATCCGCAGCCAGTGATGTGATCCCTTTTGATGACGAACGCCAGGTGGGTACTATCGAGGGTTTCTAA